One Malus domestica chromosome 11, GDT2T_hap1 genomic region harbors:
- the LOC103448226 gene encoding uncharacterized protein — translation MAKENSCLTRVATGAVIGGAIGGAVGSVYGTYEALRFKVPGFLKIRHIGQRTVSSAALFGLFLGAGSLIHCGKSY, via the exons atggcTAAGGAAAACAGCTGCTTGACTCGCGTGGCCACCGGCGCTGTAATTGGCGGAGCTATCGGCGGTGCCGTCG GTTCGGTGTATGGGACATACGAGGCTTTAAGGTTTAAG GTGCCAGGATTTCTGAAGATCAGGCACATTGGACAAAGAACAGTGTCGAGTGCGGCTCTCTTTGGTCTTTTCTTAGGTGCCGGGAGCTTGATACATTGTGGGAAGTCATATTAA
- the LOC103448225 gene encoding uncharacterized protein, with protein MKNSFNWDCVEQHKFWGLIRSELAVSTVQVQELLSKFFWLEKLDANASAIAVEGLLTLCSCCPPMPKLVGAVMLLPNSVFQDFASAVMAKWAVSNGFMLFESLAEFSEKVEGKNGDLVIHDSAGMINRSAILWLLKYFNGSDTDGLCNAFHWKVFLLKVDMQSEDEKVVFRMF; from the exons ATGAAGAATTCCTTTAATTGGGATTGTGTTGAACAACATAAATTCTGGGGCTTGATTAGATCAGAGCTAGCCGTTTCCACGGTGCAAGTGCAGGAACTACTTTCAAAGTTTTTCTGGTTGGAGAAATTAGATGCAAATGCGAGTGCCATTGCGGTTGAAGGTCTTCTTACACTCTGTAGTTGCTGTCCACCCATGCCTAAGCTTGTTGGGGCTGTCATGTTATTACCTAACAGTGTCTTTCAGGATTTTGCTTCTGCTGTTATGGCTAAATGGGCTGTATCTAATGGCTTCATGCTATTTGAAAGCTTGGCTGAGTTTTCAGAAAAAGTTGAGGGCAAAAATGGGGATCTCGTCATTCATGATTCAGCAGGAATGATAAACCGCTCTGCCATTTTGTGGTTATTGAAGTATTTTAATGGGAGTGACACTGATGGGTTATGTAATGCGTTTCATTGGAAG GTCTTTCTTTTGAAAGTGGACATGCAATCTGAAGATGAAAAGGTTGTATTCAGAATGTTTTGA